Proteins from one Juglans microcarpa x Juglans regia isolate MS1-56 chromosome 1S, Jm3101_v1.0, whole genome shotgun sequence genomic window:
- the LOC121247387 gene encoding transcription repressor OFP12-like: protein MSNYFWKKFHSCFSKLKSVPTIQTPPNKDPIPSPMISTTPCSIILKNFNTLYDLNSSDSTDFFSSSDDSDGADSPPDFTTIFASHRFFFPSPGRSNSIFESLDAGQDPENALVNGSVKVPKYSLDPYIDFRRSMQEMAEARNLTDVTREWEYLHELLLCYLTLNPKHTHRYIIRAFADLVICIFSSSSSPTFSAANHRRESKNRRQRYISQ, encoded by the coding sequence ATGTCGAACTACTTTTGGAAGAAGTTCCACAGCTGCTTCTCCAAACTCAAAAGCGTACCCACCATCCAAACCCCTCCAAACAAAGATCCAATCCCCTCACCCATGATCTCCACAACTCCGTGCTCAATCATCCTCAAAAACTTCAACACCCTTTACGACCTTAACTCTTCAGACTCCACtgatttcttctcctcctccgaTGACTCTGACGGCGCAGACTCACCCCCCGACTTTACCACCATCTTCGCCTCCCACCGCTTCTTCTTCCCCTCCCCTGGCCGCTCCAACTCCATTTTCGAGTCCCTGGACGCCGGGCAAGACCCTGAGAACGCATTGGTGAATGGAAGCGTCAAAGTGCCTAAGTACTCGCTAGATCCTTACATTGATTTCCGGCGGTCAATGCAAGAGATGGCTGAAGCAAGAAATCTCACCGACGTGACAAGGGAATGGGAGTATTTGCATGAGCTTCTCTTATGTTACCTTACACTGAATCCTAAACACACCCACAGGTATATTATTCGTGCTTTCGCCGACCTTGTCATCTGTATCTTTTCGTCGTCGTCGTCCCCAACGTTTTCTGCCGCCAATCACCGCCGGGAGTCCAAGAACCGCCGGCAACGATATATTTCGCAGTAG
- the LOC121247388 gene encoding uncharacterized mitochondrial protein AtMg00810-like — MVITSSKPEAITSLISALSNVFPVKDLGRLSYFLGLEIDYSTSGLFLSQRKYIKDLLIRSNMLHAKPMSSPMAASLKLSQFNAPEFSDPILFKSIVGGLQYLSMTRPDIAFVVNKVCQFMQCPKEPHWSAVKRILRYLKSTLNHGLFFKSAFKFTLQAYTDADWPGCPDDRRSIGGFCVFLGQHLISWSSKKQKTVARSSTEAEYKYLPL, encoded by the coding sequence ATGGTCATTACCTCATCAAAACCTGAAGCCATTACTTCTCTTATATCTGCACTCTCCAATGTTTTTCCCGTCAAAGACCTTGGTAGATTGTCTTACTTTCTTGGGCTTGAAATTGATTACTCTACCTCTGGTCTTTTCTTatctcaaagaaaatacatTAAAGACTTGTTGATTCGAAGCAATATGCTTCATGCCAAACCTATGTCATCTCCTATGGCAGCATCTCTTAAGTTGTCACAATTTAATGCCCCTGAGTTCAGTGATCCCATCTTATTCAAAAGCATTGTAGGTGGATTACAATACTTGTCTATGACTAGACCTGACATAGCCTTTGTTGTAAACAAAGTATGCCAGTTTATGCAATGTCCAAAAGAACCTCACTGGTCTGCTGTTAAAAGGATCCTTCGGTACCTCAAGTCCACACTCAATCATGGACTGTTTTTCAAATCAGCATTCAAGTTCACTCTTCAAGCCTATACAGATGCTGATTGGCCAGGCTGTCCTGATGACAGACGGTCTATTGGTGGGTTCTGTGTATTCCTTGGTCAGCACCTCATCTCTTGGAGTTCTAAGAAACAAAAGACGGTTGCACGCTCCAGCACTGAAGCTGAGTACAAGTACTTGCCTCTATAG
- the LOC121247137 gene encoding probable prefoldin subunit 2, protein MASKSEDDHNEPVNEQAVANKYATMRFELNQIYSKITELEMEVSEHSLVMNAIQSLDPSRRWYRMIGGVLVERTIREVLPAVHRNKEGLEEVISRLNEALEKKKKEIADFETQYKIRIRKSDGETKDDNGRKEGSSQGVLVGPASGSE, encoded by the coding sequence ATGGCGAGCAAATCTGAAGATGATCACAATGAACCAGTAAATGAACAAGCGGTTGCAAATAAGTATGCTACTATGAGGTTTGAACTGAACCAAATTTACTCAAAAATCACTGAACTAGAGATGGAAGTGAGTGAGCACTCATTGGTCATGAATGCTATTCAGTCGCTTGACCCATCTAGGCGTTGGTATCGGATGATTGGTGGTGTTCTAGTGGAGAGAACCATCAGAGAGGTGTTGCCTGCTGTCCATCGGAACAAAGAGGGGCTTGAGGAGGTTATATCTAGGCTCAATGAAGCcttagaaaagaagaaaaaggaaattgctGATTTTGAGACCCAGTACAAAATTAGGATAAGAAAGTCTGATGGTGAGACGAAGGATGACAATGGACGAAAGGAAGGTTCTTCTCAAGGAGTCCTGGTCGGCCCTGCAAGTGGAAGCGAATGA